The following are encoded together in the Thermococcus sp. EP1 genome:
- a CDS encoding RNA-guided pseudouridylation complex pseudouridine synthase subunit Cbf5, with amino-acid sequence MAKKRKKRELVLPADLKREVVIKDENAETNPKWGYPPERRPIELHLQFGVINLDKPPGPTSHEVVAWIKKLLNLQKAGHGGTLDPKVTGVLPVALERATRVVQALLPAGKEYIALMHLHGSVSEDKIRAVMREFEGEIIQRPPLRSAVKRRLRTRKVYYIEVLEIDGKDVLFRVGVEAGTYIRSLIHHMGLALGVGAHMAELRRSRSGPFREDETLVSLHDLIDAYHFWKDDGIESYFRNSIQPMEKAVEHLPKVWIRDSAVAAVTHGADLAVPGIVRLHKGIKPGDLIAIMTLKDELVALGKAKMSTQEMLTKAKGIAVDVEKVFMPRDWYPKMW; translated from the coding sequence ATGGCTAAGAAAAGGAAAAAGCGAGAGCTCGTACTTCCTGCTGATCTCAAGAGAGAGGTTGTTATAAAGGATGAGAATGCTGAGACCAATCCAAAATGGGGATATCCTCCAGAGAGGAGGCCTATTGAACTTCATCTCCAGTTTGGTGTGATAAATCTTGACAAGCCTCCTGGTCCAACTAGCCACGAGGTTGTGGCATGGATTAAGAAGCTGCTTAATCTTCAAAAAGCTGGTCATGGGGGGACTCTCGACCCGAAGGTTACGGGAGTTTTACCAGTAGCTCTTGAGAGGGCTACTAGAGTTGTGCAGGCTCTTTTGCCTGCCGGAAAAGAGTATATTGCTTTAATGCATCTTCATGGAAGTGTTTCAGAGGATAAGATAAGAGCTGTCATGAGGGAATTTGAAGGAGAGATCATTCAAAGACCGCCATTGAGGAGTGCTGTTAAAAGGAGATTAAGGACTAGAAAAGTTTACTATATTGAAGTTTTAGAAATTGATGGTAAAGACGTTCTTTTTAGGGTCGGTGTTGAAGCAGGTACTTACATACGTTCTCTCATTCATCACATGGGCCTTGCTTTGGGTGTTGGGGCACATATGGCTGAACTTAGAAGAAGCAGAAGTGGACCTTTCCGAGAAGATGAGACACTTGTAAGCCTTCATGATTTAATAGATGCTTATCATTTCTGGAAAGATGATGGGATTGAGAGTTACTTTAGAAATTCAATTCAGCCAATGGAAAAGGCAGTAGAACATTTACCTAAAGTTTGGATTAGGGATTCAGCAGTGGCAGCGGTTACCCATGGTGCTGATTTAGCGGTTCCAGGCATAGTGAGGCTTCATAAAGGTATTAAGCCGGGTGATTTAATTGCAATAATGACTCTCAAAGACGAGCTTGTGGCATTAGGTAAAGCAAAAATGAGCACTCAAGAGATGTTAACGAAGGCAAAAGGGATTGCAGTAGATGTTGAAAAGGTATTTATGCCACGAGATTGGTATCCGAAAATGTGGTAG